ACCTGGAGTTCGCGCTCGGGTTCTCGCACCCGGTGCTGGTGCCCGCCCCGGACGGCATCACCTTCACGGTGGAGAAGCCGACCCTGTTCCACGTGGCCGGCATCGACAAGCAGCAGGTCGGTGAGGTTGCCGCCAACATCCGGAAGATCCGCCCGCCGGAGCCCTACAAGGGCAAGGGCGTGAAGTACCAGGGCGAGGTCATCCGCCGCAAGGCTGGAAAGGCAGGTAAGAAGTGAGCGCCACGCTGCTCAAGCGCCGCCGCGGCGTTGCCGCCAAGCGCGCCGTCGGCCGTGCGCGTCGACACTTCCGGGTCCGCAAGAACGTCAGCGGCACCGCCGAGCGTCCCCGCCTGGTCGTCACCCGCTCCCTGCGGCACATCGTCGCCCAGATCGTGGACGACACCAAGGGTCACACCCTGGCGTCGGCCTCGACCCTGGACGCCTCGCTGCGCGGCACCGAGG
This genomic interval from Micromonospora sp. CCTCC AA 2012012 contains the following:
- the rplR gene encoding 50S ribosomal protein L18; its protein translation is MSATLLKRRRGVAAKRAVGRARRHFRVRKNVSGTAERPRLVVTRSLRHIVAQIVDDTKGHTLASASTLDASLRGTEGDKSALAGKVGALLAERAKAAGVSKVVFDRGGNRYAGRVAALADAAREAGLEF